GGCGGAAACGGAGTAAGTTTTAACTGGCAAATTTTAAAAGATTTAAAGCCTTTTAGTTTCGCATTAGCAGGCGGTATAGACGAAACAAACGCGTTTGAAGCGCTTAAATTTAAGCCTAAAATTTTGGATATAAACTCACGAGTCGAAGATGAAAATATGATAAAAATTCCAAGCAAGATAAAAGAAATTTTAGACATCGTAAATAAGGAAAAAGGCAATGAACACTAAAGCATATTTTGGTAAATTTGGCGGGCAGTTCGTGCCTGAAACGGTTATGTTCGCGCTTGAAGAGCTTGAAGAAGCTTACGAAAAGATAGCCGGCACGCAGGAGTTTAAAGACGAGCTTAACGATCTGCTAAAGCACTATGTGGGTCGCCCTAGCCCGCTTTATCACGCAAAGCGACTAAGCGAGCATTATGGGCATGAAATTTATCTAAAACGCGAAGATCTAAACCACACCGGCGCTCACAAGATAAATAACGCCCTCGGTCAAGCCCTATTAGCTAAAAAAATGGGCAAAAAAAAGCTCTTAGCCGAAACGGGAGCGGGACAGCACGGAGTGGCGACTGCGACTGCTGCGGCACTTCTTGGGCTAGAGTGCGATGTGTATATGGGCGCAACCGATGTGGCGCGCCAGCAACTAAATGCCTTTAGAATGGATCTGCTCGGCGCAAAAGTTGTAAGCATTCACGACGGCTTAAAAACGCTTAAAGAGGCTACAACAGCAGCGATTCAAGCATGGGTAAATGAGATAGAAAGCAGCTTTTACGTCATAGGCTCTGCCGTGGGTCCTCATCCATACCCAAAAATCGTGCGAGAACTTCAAAGCGTCATCGGTAGCGAGACAAAAGAGCAGCTAAAAGAATACGGAGTAAAGGCCGACTACATCATAGCTTGCGTAGGCGGCGGAAGCAATGCGATAGGAATTTTTAGCGGATTTTTAGAAGATATTAGCGTAAATTTAGTGGGCATAGAAGCAGCCGGACTTGGAGCGGATACTCCATATCACGCAGCCACGCTTACCAAAGGGCGCGAAGGCATCATACACGGCATGAAGACTATCGTGTTACAAGATGACTTCGGCATGATAGCGCCCGTACATAGTATCTCGGCGGGTCTTGACTACCCGGGAGTGGGACCTGAGCATGCGCACCTGCACGATATAAAGCGCGTAAAATATCAAGCCGTAAGCGATGATGAGTGCATAAACGCGCTTCGTCTTACAAGCCGCCTTGAAGGCATAATCCCTGCGATAGAGAGCTCGCATGCGCTTGCGTATTTAGAAAAACTATGTCCGAATTTAGATAAAAAAAGCGTTATCGTAGTAAACGTATCGGGCAGAGGCGATAAAGATATGAACACGGTAATGAGCTATGAGAAAGGAAAAATTTATGGCTAAGATATCCAAAGCCTTTGAGGGCAAAAAAGCAAACATCGGCTACATAGTAGCGGGCTATCCGAGCATTGAGCACACGCGCGAATTTTTACTAAATTTAGACACTAGCTCGCTTGATCTGCTTGAGCTTGGAATTCCTTACTCAGACCCGCTGGCAGACGGCAAGCTTATAGCCGAAGCAAGCTTTGAAGCGGTAACAAACGGCGTAAATACAGAGAGAATTTTTAGCCTTCTTGAAGAGTGCAAGCAAAGCGTAAATAAGCCGCTTGTCTTTTTGGTTTATTACAATATCATCTTCGCTTACGGAGTGGAAAAATTCATCGCGCGCTCAAGTGAGGTCGGTATAAGCGGGTTTATCATCCCTGATCTGCCGTATGAAGAGTGCGAAGAGGTAAGCGGGCTATGCTCTAAATTCGGGCTTGATCTGGTGCCATTAATAAGTGTTACCTCGGCTCACAGAACGGATAAAATTTTAAGCATTGGCTCAGGATTTATCTACGCTCTTGGCGCGGTAGGAGTAAGCGGATCGCAGCGGGCCAGCATAGATAGGCTTAAAAATTTAGTCTCGGATTTAAAGCAAAAGAGCGATTTGCCCGTAGCCGTAGGCTTTGGCGT
This Campylobacter sp. RM16192 DNA region includes the following protein-coding sequences:
- the trpA gene encoding tryptophan synthase subunit alpha, which produces MAKISKAFEGKKANIGYIVAGYPSIEHTREFLLNLDTSSLDLLELGIPYSDPLADGKLIAEASFEAVTNGVNTERIFSLLEECKQSVNKPLVFLVYYNIIFAYGVEKFIARSSEVGISGFIIPDLPYEECEEVSGLCSKFGLDLVPLISVTSAHRTDKILSIGSGFIYALGAVGVSGSQRASIDRLKNLVSDLKQKSDLPVAVGFGVKNSSDVSEVKSFADGAIIGTEIVKLTAKFKGEELMREIEKLF
- the trpB gene encoding tryptophan synthase subunit beta; the protein is MNTKAYFGKFGGQFVPETVMFALEELEEAYEKIAGTQEFKDELNDLLKHYVGRPSPLYHAKRLSEHYGHEIYLKREDLNHTGAHKINNALGQALLAKKMGKKKLLAETGAGQHGVATATAAALLGLECDVYMGATDVARQQLNAFRMDLLGAKVVSIHDGLKTLKEATTAAIQAWVNEIESSFYVIGSAVGPHPYPKIVRELQSVIGSETKEQLKEYGVKADYIIACVGGGSNAIGIFSGFLEDISVNLVGIEAAGLGADTPYHAATLTKGREGIIHGMKTIVLQDDFGMIAPVHSISAGLDYPGVGPEHAHLHDIKRVKYQAVSDDECINALRLTSRLEGIIPAIESSHALAYLEKLCPNLDKKSVIVVNVSGRGDKDMNTVMSYEKGKIYG